One stretch of Candidatus Eremiobacteraceae bacterium DNA includes these proteins:
- a CDS encoding MBL fold metallo-hydrolase yields MRIVIGLEDTFGDIVGKASAGHKTSAEALASRTGIASARLKALIGDQQKPTEDESRKIAAALELNADKLVDSGLERWKPETRDLDARFGHQINEPYPSNGYFIIDADERVAAFVDPGGSPENIISTLRKSPVSVRYILLTHKHKDHVDALSDVRRAFPEARVVIHRNDAPAVGSPAEGAIGIDDGGTLPFGKSEIRLLYTPGHTDGSSCFIYGGGVFTGDTLFAGSVGRLFGDRFGYSDLMHSVSKKIFALPDETVVFPGHGPPSTIGEEKAHNPFF; encoded by the coding sequence ATGCGCATCGTCATCGGGCTCGAAGATACGTTCGGCGACATCGTCGGCAAGGCGTCGGCGGGTCACAAGACGTCGGCGGAAGCGCTCGCGTCGCGAACCGGCATCGCGTCGGCACGGTTGAAAGCGCTGATCGGCGATCAACAAAAGCCGACCGAGGACGAGTCGCGCAAGATCGCCGCGGCGCTCGAGCTCAACGCCGACAAGCTCGTCGATAGCGGGCTCGAACGCTGGAAGCCCGAGACGCGCGACCTCGACGCGAGATTCGGCCACCAGATCAACGAGCCGTATCCGAGCAACGGTTACTTCATCATCGATGCCGACGAACGCGTCGCGGCGTTCGTCGATCCCGGGGGAAGCCCGGAGAATATCATCTCGACGCTGCGCAAGAGTCCCGTGTCCGTGCGCTACATCTTGTTGACGCACAAGCACAAGGATCACGTCGACGCCCTCTCCGACGTTCGCCGTGCGTTTCCCGAGGCGCGCGTCGTGATCCATCGCAACGACGCGCCGGCTGTCGGATCGCCTGCTGAAGGGGCGATCGGAATCGACGACGGCGGTACGCTGCCGTTCGGCAAGAGCGAGATCAGGCTGCTCTACACCCCAGGACATACGGACGGCTCGTCGTGCTTCATATACGGCGGCGGCGTGTTCACCGGCGATACGCTTTTCGCCGGTTCGGTCGGTAGGCTGTTCGGCGACCGATTCGGTTACTCGGACCTCATGCATTCGGTGTCGAAGAAGATCTTCGCGCTGCCCGACGAGACGGTCGTCTTCCCGGGGCACGGCCCGCCGAGCACGATCGGTGAGGAGAAGGCGCACAACCCGTTCTTCTAA
- a CDS encoding electron transfer flavoprotein-ubiquinone oxidoreductase: MARERDTLEVDVLFVGAGPASLGGAIRLAQLYAAHNEAVKAGTKPGPELSAENILVIDKAAAIGDHGISGAVLDPRSLKELLGDFLAAGCPVEAPVSSDALWFMSKGGHIAAPIIPPPMNNRGKYVASLNKIVKWMASVAEGLGVQVYPEFPGQELLWDGERVTGVRIGDKGLDKEGNPKPNYEPGADLVAKVTVLGEGPRGTLAKQLEKRLPITSGKNPQVYAIGIKELWQMPAGSTPAGQVIHTLGAPLDDATFGGGFIYSMANDIWDVGYVVGLDYKNPQLEPHAEFQKFKQHPSVSRLIGGGTMIRYGAKAIPEGGWWAMPRPYADGVVLVGDSAGTLNPLKLKGIHLAIKSGMLAAETLYEAVVAGDSSSARLATYEKRMADSWMRDELYAARNFHQGFDRGRLFGMLNVGLGLVTGGRGFGYADRLNGVAGYARMEKLVDYFGRDVPGFERPTYDGKLTFNKLDDVFKSGTHHEENAPCHLKVHDTTVCATRCAEEFGNPCEHFCPANVYEMVPRSAGSPELTLAGFKDSGKRLQINFANCVHCKTCDIMDPYQIIDWVPPEGGGGPVYTGL; encoded by the coding sequence GTGGCGCGCGAACGAGACACGCTTGAAGTAGACGTCCTTTTCGTCGGCGCCGGACCAGCCAGCCTCGGCGGCGCCATCCGCCTCGCGCAGCTCTACGCAGCCCACAACGAGGCGGTAAAAGCCGGAACCAAGCCCGGGCCGGAGCTGTCGGCCGAGAACATCCTCGTCATCGACAAAGCGGCGGCGATCGGCGATCACGGGATCTCCGGCGCGGTGCTCGATCCGCGCAGCTTAAAGGAGCTCCTCGGCGACTTCCTCGCAGCGGGCTGCCCTGTGGAAGCGCCCGTTTCGAGCGACGCGCTGTGGTTCATGAGCAAGGGGGGCCACATCGCGGCGCCGATCATCCCGCCGCCGATGAACAATCGCGGCAAATACGTCGCGAGCCTCAACAAAATCGTCAAATGGATGGCGTCCGTCGCGGAAGGCCTCGGCGTGCAAGTCTACCCCGAGTTCCCAGGACAAGAACTGCTATGGGATGGCGAGCGCGTCACCGGCGTGCGCATCGGCGACAAAGGGCTCGACAAAGAAGGCAATCCGAAACCCAACTACGAGCCGGGCGCAGATCTCGTCGCGAAAGTCACGGTCCTCGGCGAAGGCCCGCGCGGCACGCTCGCAAAGCAGCTGGAAAAACGGCTCCCAATCACGTCGGGCAAGAATCCGCAGGTCTACGCGATCGGCATCAAAGAGCTGTGGCAGATGCCGGCAGGATCGACGCCAGCGGGGCAGGTCATCCACACCCTCGGCGCTCCGCTCGACGACGCGACGTTCGGCGGCGGCTTCATCTATTCGATGGCGAACGACATCTGGGACGTCGGCTACGTCGTCGGCCTCGACTACAAGAACCCTCAGCTCGAACCGCATGCCGAATTCCAGAAGTTCAAGCAACACCCGAGCGTCTCGAGGCTCATCGGCGGAGGCACGATGATCCGCTACGGCGCGAAAGCGATCCCGGAAGGCGGCTGGTGGGCGATGCCGCGCCCGTACGCCGACGGCGTCGTCCTCGTCGGCGACTCGGCCGGAACGCTCAACCCGCTCAAGTTGAAGGGGATACACCTGGCGATCAAGTCGGGAATGCTCGCGGCGGAAACGCTCTACGAAGCGGTCGTCGCCGGCGATTCATCGAGCGCGCGCCTTGCTACCTACGAAAAGCGGATGGCGGACTCGTGGATGCGCGACGAGCTATACGCGGCCCGCAATTTCCACCAAGGCTTCGACCGGGGCCGGCTCTTCGGCATGCTCAACGTTGGTCTCGGACTCGTGACCGGCGGACGCGGCTTCGGTTACGCGGATCGGTTGAACGGCGTCGCCGGCTACGCGCGCATGGAGAAGCTCGTCGACTACTTCGGCCGCGACGTACCCGGCTTCGAGCGGCCGACGTACGACGGCAAGCTGACGTTCAACAAGCTCGACGACGTATTCAAAAGCGGCACGCATCACGAAGAGAACGCGCCCTGCCATCTCAAGGTGCACGATACGACGGTGTGCGCGACTCGATGCGCGGAAGAGTTCGGCAACCCGTGCGAGCACTTCTGCCCGGCGAACGTCTACGAGATGGTGCCCCGCTCGGCCGGCTCACCGGAACTCACCCTCGCGGGCTTCAAGGACTCGGGCAAACGCCTGCAGATCAATTTCGCGAATTGCGTGCACTGCAAGACGTGCGACATCATGGACCCGTATCAGATCATCGATTGGGTGCCGCCCGAAGGCGGCGGCGGCCCGGTCTATACGGGCTTGTAA